The Panicum virgatum strain AP13 chromosome 5K, P.virgatum_v5, whole genome shotgun sequence genome has a window encoding:
- the LOC120707064 gene encoding uncharacterized protein LOC120707064 — MKLVGSSSKRRGGPGRALKEHKARLYIIRRCVVMLLRWDD, encoded by the coding sequence ATGAAGCTTGTtgggagcagcagcaagaggaGAGGAGGGCCGGGCAGGGCTCTCAAGGAGCACAAGGCGAGGCTCTACATCATCCGCCGATGCGTCGTCATGCTGCTCCGCTGGGATGACTAG
- the LOC120707065 gene encoding protein FLUORESCENT IN BLUE LIGHT, chloroplastic-like isoform X2 — MEVVLSSFGKACIFGSCIIYVLPPACLAEPCEQEYSLPNMPLLFAIAMVGATVGGLLARQRRGELARLNDQLRQINAALRRQAKIESYAPTLSYAPVGSKIPESEVIVDPQKERLIAYLRTGKNYLRNQAPDKAFPEFKAALDLAQALGDHVEEKKAARGLGASFQRQGKYKEAIKYHSMVLNISKMTGEDAGVTEAYGAIADCYTELGELEKAGEFYDKYIARLESD; from the exons ATG GAAGTTGTATTATCCTCTTTTGGGAAAGCATGTATTTTCGGTAGTTGCATCATATATGTTCTGCCTCCTGCTTGTTTAGCAGAACCATGCGAGCAAGAGTACTCTCTCCCTAACATGCCTTTGCTGTTTGCAATAGCCATGGTTGGTGCTACTGTTGGAG GGCTCCTCGCAAGACAGAGGAGAGGGGAGCTTGCACGGCTGAATGATCAGTTACGTCAGATAAATGCTGCACTGAGAAGACAAGCCAAGATTGAATCTTACGCTCCTACTTTGAGCTATGCCCCAGTTGGTAGTAAGATACCAGAATCAGAAGTTATTGTTGATCCTCAGAAAGAGCGCCTGATTGCATATCTGAGGACTGGGAAGAACTACCTGAGAAACCAAGCTCCTGACAAGGCATTTCCTGAGTTTAAAGCAGCTCTTGATCTTGCACAAGCTTTAGGTGATCATGTTGAAGAGAAGAAAGCAGCACGAGGATTAG GGGCATCATTCCAGAGACAAGGCAAGTACAAGGAAGCCATAAAGTATCACTCCATGGTCCTAAACATCTCTAAGATGACCGGAGAGGATGCGGGTGTCACTGAAGCATATGGAGCAATAGCAGACTGCTACACCGAGCTTGGTGAGCTTGAGAAGGCTGGCGAGTTCTACGACAAATACATTGCAAGGTTGGAGAGTGACTGA
- the LOC120707065 gene encoding protein FLUORESCENT IN BLUE LIGHT, chloroplastic-like isoform X1, which yields MALPLRPAAPAPPPWRCSGVSSSPRASLLDTASKQAFPVPLPADRVARFSLSAKRSASRLVQSMTDLTGFRSDGIHAANEHSRDLMRSISDLQEVVLSSFGKACIFGSCIIYVLPPACLAEPCEQEYSLPNMPLLFAIAMVGATVGGLLARQRRGELARLNDQLRQINAALRRQAKIESYAPTLSYAPVGSKIPESEVIVDPQKERLIAYLRTGKNYLRNQAPDKAFPEFKAALDLAQALGDHVEEKKAARGLGASFQRQGKYKEAIKYHSMVLNISKMTGEDAGVTEAYGAIADCYTELGELEKAGEFYDKYIARLESD from the exons ATGGCGCTTCCTCTGCGCCCCGCCGCTCCGGCGCCACCGCCTTGGCGATGCTCCGGCGTGAGCTCCTCGCCGCGCGCATCCCTCCTGGACACGGCCTCCA AGCAAGCATTTCCTGTTCCATTACCAGCTGACCGGGTTGCAAGATTTTCCTTATCTGCAAAGCGTTCTGCATCTCGGCTTGTCCAGTCAATGACTGATCTCACCGGTTTTAGAAGTGATGGGATCCATGCAGCCAATGAACATTCACGTGATCTCATGAGGTCCATATCTGATCTTCAG GAAGTTGTATTATCCTCTTTTGGGAAAGCATGTATTTTCGGTAGTTGCATCATATATGTTCTGCCTCCTGCTTGTTTAGCAGAACCATGCGAGCAAGAGTACTCTCTCCCTAACATGCCTTTGCTGTTTGCAATAGCCATGGTTGGTGCTACTGTTGGAG GGCTCCTCGCAAGACAGAGGAGAGGGGAGCTTGCACGGCTGAATGATCAGTTACGTCAGATAAATGCTGCACTGAGAAGACAAGCCAAGATTGAATCTTACGCTCCTACTTTGAGCTATGCCCCAGTTGGTAGTAAGATACCAGAATCAGAAGTTATTGTTGATCCTCAGAAAGAGCGCCTGATTGCATATCTGAGGACTGGGAAGAACTACCTGAGAAACCAAGCTCCTGACAAGGCATTTCCTGAGTTTAAAGCAGCTCTTGATCTTGCACAAGCTTTAGGTGATCATGTTGAAGAGAAGAAAGCAGCACGAGGATTAG GGGCATCATTCCAGAGACAAGGCAAGTACAAGGAAGCCATAAAGTATCACTCCATGGTCCTAAACATCTCTAAGATGACCGGAGAGGATGCGGGTGTCACTGAAGCATATGGAGCAATAGCAGACTGCTACACCGAGCTTGGTGAGCTTGAGAAGGCTGGCGAGTTCTACGACAAATACATTGCAAGGTTGGAGAGTGACTGA